The Pseudodesulfovibrio hydrargyri genome segment CCGCCCGGTCCGACGAGGAGAGCTCCGGCCCCATGTCCTCGATCCTGACCGGCACCTACAACAACGTCGGTTCCCTGTTCGAGCTGGCCGTGCCCGCGGACTGGACCAACGACGCCCCGCTCAAGTCCCTGGACCTGCGGCCCATCTACTTCTGCACCCTGGTGGCCATCTGCCGCGAGAACGGCAAGCAGCACATCTTCGCCCCCCTGCCGGACGAGACCATCCGGCCGGGCGACGAGATCGTGGTCGTGGGCCCGCAGGAGTTCGTGGAGCACATGGCCGAGGACCTCGGCTGGGAGCTGCGGCCCGAACTGACCACCTTCGCCGAGGAACTGTCCCCGAACAACGCGGGCATCATGGAGGGCATCGTCACCCCCCGCTCCGAGTTCATGGGCAAGACCATCGCCGAGCTGCGCATCCGCGAACGGTTCCAGGTCTCTCCCCTGGCCATCTTCCGGGGCGACAAGATCTTCGTCAGCGGATTGTCCGACATCATCATCGAGTCCGGCGACGCCCTGCTCCTGCACGGCCGCTGGGAGATGTTCCACATGCTCAAGGGACTGCCCGACCTGGTCTTCACCGAGACGGTCAAGGGCGAACTGCTGCGCACGGACAAGGCCAAGATCGCGCTCATGTGGCTGGCCGTGTCCCTGGTCATGATCCTCGGCTTCCACGTGCAGCTGTCCATCGCGCTTCTGACCGGCGCGCTCGGCATGGTCCTGACCAAGGTCCTGACAATCGACGAGGCCTACCAGTCCGTGGACTGGATGACCGTGTTCCTGCTCGGCGGGCTCATTCCGCTGGGCATGGCCTTCGAGAACACCGGCGCGGCCAAGTTCATCGCGGACACCATCATGGCCGCCCTGGGCACGCCGTCCGCCCTGGTCCTGCTCACCGTCATCGGCATCCTGACCTCCTTCTTCACCCTGGTGGCCTCCAACGTGGGCGCCACCGTGCTCCTGGTCCCGCTGTCCATGAACATGGCGCTCAACGCGGGCGTGGACCCCAGGGTGGCCGCCCTGACCGTGGCCGTGGCAGCGTCCAACACCTTTGTCCTGCCCACCCACCAGGTCAACGCGCTGATCATGCGCCCGGGCGGATACCGCACCATCGACTACGTCAAAAGCGGGGCCGGGATGACCGTGCTTTACATGGTTGTCATGATATCCGCCTTGATGCTATTCTACTGATCGCCGACGGGGCGCCGGTAGTCGTTACCGGCGCCCTTTTTGTGGCAATTGAGGATCCACGAACTGTAACTCACAGCCCGCCAAGGATTTTTCAACGACGTTGCGCCTCGACCCAACGACGGATTGTTGTCCGCCGCCATGGTTGTTCGTGGCGTTTTCGTCGTATTAAAGGAGAGAAACTGAATGAAGCCATCGTTGTCGAAAACCTTTGTCGAAACGTTCCTCGGGAACGCTCCCTCATGGTACAAGCTGACCATCATCGCCTTTCTCGTGCTCAACCCCGTGCTCATCCTCACGGTCGGAAAATTCGTCGCCGGATGGGCGCTCATCGCCGAATTCATCTTCACCCTGGCCATGGCGCTGAAGTGCTACCCGCTGCCCGCGGGCGGCCTGTTGGCGCTGGAAGCCGTGATCATGGGCATGACCTCGAGCGAAACCGTGTACCACGAGGCGCTGAAGAACTTCGAAGTCATCCTGCTGCTGATCTTCATGGTCGCGGGCATCTACTTCATGAAGGACTTTTTGCAGTTCACCTTCACCCGCATCCTGGTGCGCGTGCGCTCCAAGAAGGTCATCGCCCTGCTCTTCTGTCTGGCCGGCGCGGTTCTGTCCGCCTTCCTGGACGCCCTGACCGTGACCGCGGTCATCATGGCCGTGGCCTTCGGCTTCTACAACGTCTACCACCGCTTCGCTTCCGGCAAGGGCGCGGCCGACAGCCACGACCTGGTCAACGACGAAAGCGTCAAGGAGACCACCCGCGCGGAACTGCTCGAGTTCCGAGGCTTCTTGCGCAACCTGATGATGCACGGCGCGGTCGGCACCGCGCTCGGCGGCGTGTGCACCCTGGTGGGCGAGCCGCAAAACCTGCTTGTGGGCGGCGAGATGGGCTGGCACTTCATCCCGTTCTTCCTGCACGCCATGCCCGTGACCATGCCGGTCCTGGTCATCGGCCTGCTGACCTGCCTGGCCGTGGAGCAGTTCCACATCTTCGGCTACGGTTTCCAGATGCCCGGCAACATCCGCTCCTTCCTGCTGGAAACCGCCGTGCAGATGGAACAGGAGCAAGGCCAGAAGGGCAAACTCAAGCTGATCATCCAGGCCTGCACCGGCCTGTGGCTGGTCCTGGCCCTGGCCTTCCACCTGGCCGCCGTCGGCCTCATCGGCCTGTCGGTCATCATCCTGCTGACCTCCCTGACCGGCATCACCGAGGAACATCAGCTCGGCCACGCCTTTGAGGAAGCCCTGCCCTTCACCGCCCTGCTGGTGGTCTTCTTCTCCGTGGTCGCGGTCATCCACTCCCAGGAGCTGTTCGCCCCGATCATCGAGTTCGTGCTGAGCCTGAAGGGCCAGGACCAGCTGGCGGCCTACTACGTCGCCAACGGCCTGCTCTCCTCCATCTCGGACAACGTCTTCGTGGCCACGGTCTACATCTCCGAGACCAAGCTGCACTTCGTCCACGTGCTGGGCGCCATCCCCGACATCGGCATGACCGGCCAGGCGCTGATGGACAAGATGACGGACCCCCACATCGCCCGGGCCGACGTGCTCGCCACCCTCCCGCAGAACGCGGCAACCATGGTCAAGGAGACCATGGAGCACTTCGACAAGCTGGCCGTGGCCATCAACACCGGAACCAACATCCCGTCCGTGGCCACCCCCAACGGCCAGGCGGCCTTCCTGTTCCTGCTGACCAGCGCGCTCGCCCCGATCATCCGCCTGTCCTACGGAAGAATGGTCATGCTGGCCCTGCCGTACACCATCACCATGTCCATCACCGGCCTGTTCGCCGTGTACGCCTTCCTCTAGGTTCCCAAAGGCGCGGCCTTCAACAACGCAAGGGCTCCCGAGATCGTCTCGGGAGCCCTTTTCACGTCCTTGCCCGGCGGTTCGGGCTGCCGGGCGGCACCCTCTACGGTTTCAGCTCGCGGTCGGCGTATTCGAAATAGCGCCCGCGTTTGATGCAGAACTCGTGGTCGAAGAAGGTCGACGAGATCAGGAACTCGGCCGAGGAGCGGTTGGAGGCCGTGGGAATGTTGTAGAGCACGGCCAGGCGCAGCAACGCCTTGACGTCCACGTCGTGCGGCTGGGGCTCCATGGGGTCCCAGAAAAAGAACAGAACGTCCACCTCGCCGTTGCTGATCATGGCCCCAAGCTGCTGGTCCCCGCCCAGGGGGCCGGATTTGAGCCGCCGAACGCGCTTGTGTTCCGCGCCGGCATCCTCGTTCTCGGCCAGGAGATCCTCCACCAGCCGCCCGGTGGTCCCGGTGGCGACCAGGCGGTGCGGGGCCAGGGCCTCGCGGTTGCAGTCGATGAAATCGAGCAATTCTTC includes the following:
- a CDS encoding SLC13 family permease yields the protein MTPEIITVLAVLVFAVLLFIFEWVRVDVVGIIMMVLLPLLGLVTPKQAISGLSSNAVVSIIAVIIIGAGLDKTGVMNSMARVILRFAGKSESRIMTLIAGTVAIISGFMQNIGAAALFLPAAKRIGNQTGVPVGRLLMPMGFCAIIGGCLTLVGSSPLILLNDLMVVGGKKYDAFGLFSVTPVGLLLIAAALLYFILLGRFILPARSDEESSGPMSSILTGTYNNVGSLFELAVPADWTNDAPLKSLDLRPIYFCTLVAICRENGKQHIFAPLPDETIRPGDEIVVVGPQEFVEHMAEDLGWELRPELTTFAEELSPNNAGIMEGIVTPRSEFMGKTIAELRIRERFQVSPLAIFRGDKIFVSGLSDIIIESGDALLLHGRWEMFHMLKGLPDLVFTETVKGELLRTDKAKIALMWLAVSLVMILGFHVQLSIALLTGALGMVLTKVLTIDEAYQSVDWMTVFLLGGLIPLGMAFENTGAAKFIADTIMAALGTPSALVLLTVIGILTSFFTLVASNVGATVLLVPLSMNMALNAGVDPRVAALTVAVAASNTFVLPTHQVNALIMRPGGYRTIDYVKSGAGMTVLYMVVMISALMLFY
- the nhaB gene encoding sodium/proton antiporter NhaB, with product MKPSLSKTFVETFLGNAPSWYKLTIIAFLVLNPVLILTVGKFVAGWALIAEFIFTLAMALKCYPLPAGGLLALEAVIMGMTSSETVYHEALKNFEVILLLIFMVAGIYFMKDFLQFTFTRILVRVRSKKVIALLFCLAGAVLSAFLDALTVTAVIMAVAFGFYNVYHRFASGKGAADSHDLVNDESVKETTRAELLEFRGFLRNLMMHGAVGTALGGVCTLVGEPQNLLVGGEMGWHFIPFFLHAMPVTMPVLVIGLLTCLAVEQFHIFGYGFQMPGNIRSFLLETAVQMEQEQGQKGKLKLIIQACTGLWLVLALAFHLAAVGLIGLSVIILLTSLTGITEEHQLGHAFEEALPFTALLVVFFSVVAVIHSQELFAPIIEFVLSLKGQDQLAAYYVANGLLSSISDNVFVATVYISETKLHFVHVLGAIPDIGMTGQALMDKMTDPHIARADVLATLPQNAATMVKETMEHFDKLAVAINTGTNIPSVATPNGQAAFLFLLTSALAPIIRLSYGRMVMLALPYTITMSITGLFAVYAFL
- a CDS encoding methylglyoxal synthase, with the translated sequence MDRIKNIAVVAHDNCKEELLDFIDCNREALAPHRLVATGTTGRLVEDLLAENEDAGAEHKRVRRLKSGPLGGDQQLGAMISNGEVDVLFFFWDPMEPQPHDVDVKALLRLAVLYNIPTASNRSSAEFLISSTFFDHEFCIKRGRYFEYADRELKP